The proteins below are encoded in one region of Limnochorda pilosa:
- a CDS encoding UDP-N-acetylglucosamine 4,6-dehydratase family protein has translation MNSAYLAGKTVLVTGGTGSIGSEIVRQALQAGATAVRVYSRDEYRQMLLQEELGNDRRLRLLIGDVRDQERLAFAMSGVDIVFHAAAMKHVPACEYNPFEAVKTNVLGIQNVIDCAMRANAERMVTISTDKVVSPMNTMGATKLLGERLMMAANRYKGNRRTVFNCVRFGNVLGSRGSVVPLFRRQIRKGGPLTVTDARATRFFMSIPQAVELALKAGGLSRGGYTFVLKMPVVRIWQLAEVMAAEYAGRGLPLVDIRETGLRPGEKLFEELMTSDEAARAYESDDLFAVPSLLEPLPPPTLDDGWMPTQVTRYSSEDLPPLAPPEIRRMLDSARQLPASLVDPGDSDDDRALELAPKVVVKVAQQA, from the coding sequence ATGAACAGTGCATACCTCGCCGGCAAGACCGTCCTCGTGACCGGCGGCACGGGCTCCATCGGTAGCGAAATCGTTCGCCAGGCACTCCAGGCTGGTGCGACGGCGGTACGGGTGTACTCGCGCGATGAGTACCGCCAGATGCTCCTGCAGGAGGAGTTGGGCAATGACCGCCGTTTACGGCTGCTGATCGGCGACGTCCGGGATCAGGAACGCTTGGCGTTTGCCATGAGCGGCGTCGACATCGTCTTCCACGCAGCGGCCATGAAACACGTCCCTGCCTGCGAGTACAACCCGTTCGAGGCGGTCAAGACGAACGTCCTGGGGATCCAGAATGTGATCGACTGCGCCATGCGGGCCAACGCGGAGCGGATGGTCACCATCAGCACCGACAAGGTCGTCAGCCCCATGAACACCATGGGAGCTACGAAACTTCTGGGTGAGCGGTTAATGATGGCGGCCAACCGATACAAAGGCAACAGGCGAACCGTCTTCAACTGTGTTCGATTCGGCAACGTCCTGGGGTCTCGGGGCTCGGTGGTCCCCCTCTTTCGACGGCAGATCCGGAAGGGTGGCCCACTCACGGTCACCGATGCCCGGGCGACTCGCTTCTTCATGTCGATCCCTCAGGCCGTGGAGCTTGCCCTGAAAGCGGGCGGTCTGTCTCGGGGCGGCTACACCTTCGTGCTCAAGATGCCCGTGGTGCGCATATGGCAACTGGCCGAGGTCATGGCAGCAGAGTACGCTGGGCGGGGCTTACCCTTAGTCGATATAAGAGAAACGGGCTTGCGCCCGGGTGAGAAGCTGTTCGAGGAACTGATGACCTCTGATGAGGCCGCGCGAGCCTATGAATCCGACGACCTCTTCGCGGTCCCTTCGTTGCTTGAGCCGTTGCCCCCACCCACATTGGATGACGGTTGGATGCCCACCCAGGTGACCCGCTACTCCTCGGAGGATCTACCACCGCTCGCCCCACCCGAGATCCGCCGCATGCTGGACAGTGCCCGTCAGTTGCCAGCCAGCCTGGTCGATCCCGGCGATAGTGACGACGACAGAGCTCTTGAGCTCGCGCCAAAAGTCGTTGTGAAGGTGGCCCAGCAAGCGTGA
- a CDS encoding ATP-binding protein, whose protein sequence is MVEMRVKSFGQFARWYVETSSDPEVREALDSAGLKEKAGRSVSPQLRRRKLVEVWTRYHSGPAARISAHFAEDDKVKAAAKAVQGKSPQEAGELLDGLVAAHGVRPVALALVTSGDKFLEKLGYDLVSQRGDEVEASPDSDRRDDMENDPTHGVQMLSRLQELVDQDAPVGIAELETAVEGLRQAIERRKQREEERKGSLRALDDVLARWGSYVEELEYHGLGGRLPLERELYYALSSEDLANAIDLLDEVASYLGQTKELRARLIAKFSPEDTARLARLNTTLNELVGDVSSLLSPHDGGPPKGGVPAETPPEDVAPDDEPADHPVQTAEALDDSGASDSAVVPVSGVDSERPGSELSNDTPTVPREESIEQPGVEASWTTKEDALPQDEIALPEQARAGAVAGPAPSATPFTPSNDVGKQARAADHGIPVAVKEGETVSVHHPTASSTALQAYFWRAFGAADTAGAYWLATEWERRHAAQSNDKEQEPKGNAGATRGAVLPSWAVLAAHLGLRASWDDLEAHERIQRIIREHPTPAHELAAVTGLPSHLCARLVLLTVVKPTLEAPDTSPWGWLQDAQANLHPTEDEPMRSLAAAVREVAGAGLPVQAIRAAFQSPETEESADPGLVAENIRLWLEKARQGRLLARLGSLVLRAITRSDSELGSAVEALLRESPDAGERVSSLFEGPLASEETIKGWVRDTSEDITRQGSKTNPLQARALDQVVSKLSQLRSLLLAWSYEHEKQSKWGTDARSAAARFRKAAEDASAALSDETPTDDPASFGWRPPWGSLGADLESDADAREWGDSRPEALRLPELAEKGIKAFVVAASAQLTLAGHQDWERELLLPALLAEDPPLTVEGRFAAGDPSMAWVDVTKVLDEGRSMTDAFRLHLERKDFLPARLILEHLEQADAIGAANLRKELEHHRNLAHEELRKRTAAVRRNLEEATIDHALDEHDRADVDGRLLSIEDAPDDRIGVRLQELDSIVEEITQHREKRRSSLGKHIGELLRDLTEAETAAPTVATARRYLQEAGRLAAAGDLPLADEYLTHAEQVIRLGEDPQWEHVDGAEADERDERPVEQFKRAIPQLLNQLSDEQSAGWGRRLHAIDAIAQREEFAGLSMKAVPGKEAQKSAESLAAYLELKKARQVRTELLPQVAKVLDHIGFAIPKPQIVRRDADRALLKVRMAAGPDCPLPEFGSQRGGTYDVVMVFGQPGHDAVSQILDAYGVARSHPIVLYMGRLSLLQRQEWSYRCRVAGLTALLVDELLLYFLATRRGLHLHTAVSCGIAWGHANPYEPQGAVPQEMFKGRRRELAELLQPRGSTFIYGGRQFGKSVLLSVMQRELHRPDRRWYAFYEDIRQIGRQATAEQVWVRVRRALTASRLVDERTSHDPERLVDRILDLFAGDGDLRVTFLFDESDYFLDADQRSDFTQVHRLKRIRDQSGGRFRVVFSGLHSVQRFERLSNQPFAHLGPPVVVGPLEPRAAMALVQEPLHALGFEFESRDVVLRILSYTNYHPALIQLFCKELVHLVRQRTDDPPFTVTMKDVETLYLRPALRALLVQRFEWTLDLDDRYRALVYAMILAQKNDQDGYRREFTPAELWQLAHERWPNGFSKEPDDEFRSYLEELRGLGVLIRMPSGHYRLRNGNVVRGLGSIEWIREQLDSISRRSAPGEPDYRQQVFGFDLGRRKAFGPLTIGQASDLLGGPCGVGVVFGSDALSIGRVQDVLAAATTMADATDTREWVRTLPDDCTDLGQLRAFLESERRKLKSGRLTVVAYGSHPAFLSGSLQRSLKDMQDWLEHRMGSGASQTVGRLVVLLRPRQILQWMLEDGAEEEGVPRVPGTSVTLRRWTHPVVKATLADLDLTATDQITSRVMATTGGWPWLLDQLLDHAQRAKTRKSRTLVSIIQDVDETLQQNLGGTATAFIEALGLQDVPNGQALLQLVDALGDVADEDLWEAAELSDDAALKRLARRELSALAHSLRRMGLLEWRDGSLSVEPMAARFVLGKKVPS, encoded by the coding sequence ATGGTTGAGATGCGCGTGAAATCGTTCGGGCAGTTTGCTCGGTGGTACGTGGAGACCTCAAGCGATCCAGAGGTCCGGGAGGCCTTGGACTCTGCCGGCTTGAAGGAAAAGGCTGGCCGCTCGGTAAGCCCTCAGCTGCGACGCCGTAAACTGGTGGAGGTATGGACACGGTATCACTCCGGACCGGCAGCCCGGATCTCGGCGCACTTTGCCGAAGACGACAAGGTCAAGGCAGCAGCCAAGGCGGTTCAGGGAAAGAGCCCGCAAGAAGCTGGAGAACTTCTGGACGGACTGGTTGCAGCACACGGCGTCCGGCCGGTTGCACTTGCTCTCGTGACCAGCGGCGACAAGTTTCTGGAGAAGCTGGGGTACGATCTGGTGAGCCAGAGGGGTGACGAGGTGGAGGCTTCCCCTGACTCCGACCGACGCGACGACATGGAGAACGATCCTACCCATGGTGTTCAGATGCTCTCGCGCCTGCAGGAGCTTGTAGATCAAGATGCTCCCGTCGGTATCGCGGAGTTGGAGACGGCGGTCGAAGGGCTAAGACAAGCCATCGAGCGGCGAAAACAAAGGGAGGAGGAACGAAAGGGAAGCCTCCGAGCCTTGGACGACGTCCTAGCGCGGTGGGGATCGTACGTCGAAGAGCTTGAGTACCATGGGTTGGGGGGGCGCCTGCCGCTCGAGCGAGAACTGTACTACGCTCTATCCAGCGAAGACCTTGCTAATGCCATCGACTTGCTCGACGAAGTTGCCAGCTACCTTGGGCAGACGAAGGAACTTCGAGCTCGGCTGATCGCCAAGTTCTCACCCGAGGACACCGCGCGCCTTGCTCGGCTCAACACCACGCTGAACGAGTTGGTGGGCGACGTCTCAAGCCTGCTGTCGCCGCACGATGGTGGCCCCCCGAAGGGCGGAGTACCCGCAGAGACGCCGCCGGAGGACGTCGCACCAGATGACGAGCCGGCCGATCACCCCGTACAGACAGCTGAAGCCCTGGACGACAGCGGCGCGTCGGATTCGGCGGTAGTACCCGTCTCGGGAGTGGACTCTGAACGCCCAGGTTCAGAGTTAAGCAACGATACCCCCACGGTCCCGCGGGAGGAGAGCATAGAGCAGCCCGGAGTAGAGGCTTCATGGACCACGAAGGAAGACGCTCTTCCTCAAGACGAAATCGCACTGCCCGAGCAGGCTCGAGCGGGAGCCGTGGCGGGGCCGGCACCATCCGCAACCCCCTTCACCCCTTCGAATGACGTTGGAAAGCAGGCGCGCGCTGCCGATCACGGTATTCCGGTGGCGGTCAAGGAAGGAGAAACCGTATCCGTCCATCACCCCACCGCGTCATCGACCGCTCTGCAGGCCTACTTCTGGCGGGCTTTCGGCGCGGCCGATACAGCTGGCGCCTATTGGCTTGCTACCGAGTGGGAGCGCCGACACGCCGCGCAGAGCAACGACAAGGAACAGGAACCAAAGGGTAACGCCGGGGCAACGCGGGGGGCCGTGTTGCCTTCTTGGGCAGTGCTGGCCGCCCACCTCGGGCTGCGCGCCAGTTGGGATGACCTCGAGGCCCACGAACGAATCCAGCGCATCATCAGGGAGCACCCAACACCTGCCCACGAGCTTGCCGCCGTTACCGGTTTGCCAAGTCATCTTTGTGCCCGTCTGGTCTTGTTGACCGTTGTGAAGCCGACCCTCGAAGCTCCGGATACAAGTCCGTGGGGTTGGTTGCAGGATGCCCAAGCCAACCTGCATCCCACTGAGGATGAGCCCATGCGATCCCTCGCCGCTGCGGTACGCGAGGTGGCCGGAGCCGGTCTTCCTGTTCAGGCGATCCGTGCAGCGTTCCAGAGTCCGGAGACCGAGGAGAGTGCGGATCCCGGACTTGTCGCCGAGAACATCCGCTTGTGGTTGGAGAAGGCACGTCAGGGGCGGCTCCTTGCGCGACTTGGTAGCCTCGTGCTACGCGCCATCACCCGATCGGACTCGGAGCTGGGCAGTGCCGTGGAGGCCCTTCTGAGGGAGAGCCCGGACGCCGGTGAGCGAGTAAGCTCCCTTTTCGAGGGGCCACTGGCGAGCGAGGAGACAATCAAGGGCTGGGTCAGGGATACATCCGAGGACATCACGCGCCAGGGGTCCAAGACCAATCCCCTCCAGGCGCGCGCTCTGGATCAGGTAGTGAGCAAGCTCTCGCAGTTGCGCAGCCTGCTGCTTGCGTGGTCATACGAGCATGAGAAGCAATCAAAGTGGGGCACCGACGCGCGGTCGGCCGCTGCTCGCTTCCGCAAGGCTGCAGAGGACGCGAGCGCGGCACTGAGTGATGAGACACCGACCGACGACCCTGCGAGTTTCGGATGGAGGCCTCCGTGGGGAAGTCTTGGCGCGGATCTTGAATCTGACGCAGATGCCCGTGAATGGGGCGATTCACGCCCTGAGGCCCTTCGGCTTCCGGAACTAGCCGAGAAGGGCATAAAGGCTTTTGTGGTTGCCGCATCGGCACAGCTCACTCTAGCCGGTCATCAAGACTGGGAGCGAGAGCTCCTGCTGCCGGCGCTCTTGGCCGAGGATCCTCCACTTACCGTGGAGGGCCGCTTCGCCGCCGGAGATCCATCCATGGCATGGGTAGACGTCACGAAGGTGCTTGACGAGGGTCGAAGTATGACCGATGCCTTCCGCCTCCACCTGGAGAGGAAGGACTTCCTCCCGGCCCGGCTCATCCTCGAGCACTTGGAGCAAGCTGACGCGATAGGCGCAGCGAACTTGCGCAAGGAGCTCGAGCACCACCGGAACCTGGCGCATGAAGAGCTCAGGAAGAGAACGGCTGCGGTTCGCCGCAATCTCGAGGAGGCAACCATCGACCACGCGCTCGACGAGCATGACCGGGCCGACGTGGATGGTCGGCTCTTGAGCATCGAGGACGCGCCTGACGACCGGATAGGGGTTCGCTTACAGGAGCTGGACTCCATTGTCGAAGAGATCACTCAACACCGTGAGAAGCGTCGCTCATCCCTGGGAAAGCACATCGGCGAGCTGCTTCGGGATCTCACTGAGGCCGAGACGGCTGCACCGACCGTAGCGACGGCCAGGAGGTACCTTCAGGAGGCGGGGAGGCTCGCCGCGGCCGGTGACCTTCCGCTTGCTGACGAGTATCTCACCCACGCGGAGCAAGTGATCAGGCTGGGAGAGGATCCCCAATGGGAACACGTTGACGGTGCCGAAGCAGATGAGAGAGACGAAAGACCCGTAGAGCAATTCAAGCGCGCTATCCCGCAGCTACTCAACCAGCTCTCAGATGAGCAGTCCGCGGGATGGGGACGCAGGCTGCATGCGATCGATGCGATCGCCCAGAGAGAGGAATTCGCGGGGCTGAGCATGAAGGCTGTTCCAGGTAAGGAAGCTCAGAAATCGGCGGAGTCCCTGGCTGCCTACCTGGAGTTGAAAAAGGCCCGCCAGGTTCGGACAGAGTTGCTCCCCCAGGTTGCGAAGGTCCTGGACCACATTGGATTCGCGATCCCCAAGCCCCAGATCGTAAGACGTGACGCAGATAGGGCGCTGCTGAAGGTCAGAATGGCGGCCGGCCCAGACTGTCCTCTACCAGAATTCGGGTCACAGCGCGGCGGAACGTATGACGTCGTGATGGTCTTTGGGCAGCCCGGGCACGATGCGGTGTCCCAGATTCTGGATGCATACGGAGTCGCTCGAAGCCACCCCATCGTCCTCTACATGGGAAGGCTGAGCCTTCTGCAGCGCCAGGAGTGGAGCTACCGCTGCCGGGTCGCGGGCCTCACCGCGCTCTTGGTGGACGAGCTACTCCTCTACTTCCTTGCCACCCGACGCGGGCTTCACCTGCATACTGCCGTGAGTTGTGGTATTGCCTGGGGTCATGCGAACCCGTACGAACCGCAAGGCGCGGTACCTCAAGAGATGTTCAAGGGTCGCCGCAGGGAGCTTGCAGAACTCCTGCAGCCCCGGGGAAGTACCTTCATCTACGGTGGCCGGCAGTTCGGGAAATCGGTGCTGCTCTCAGTCATGCAACGCGAACTCCACCGTCCCGATCGCAGGTGGTATGCATTCTATGAAGACATAAGGCAGATTGGAAGGCAGGCTACGGCTGAGCAGGTTTGGGTGCGAGTGCGGCGCGCACTGACCGCTTCGCGGCTTGTCGACGAGCGGACGAGCCACGATCCGGAGCGCTTGGTAGACCGGATTCTTGACCTGTTCGCCGGTGACGGAGACCTGCGCGTCACCTTCCTCTTCGACGAATCGGACTACTTCCTGGACGCGGATCAGAGAAGCGACTTCACGCAGGTCCACCGGCTGAAGCGGATCAGAGATCAGTCGGGGGGCCGATTTCGCGTGGTATTCTCCGGCCTCCACAGCGTGCAGCGTTTTGAGAGATTGAGCAACCAGCCTTTCGCTCATCTTGGCCCTCCAGTGGTCGTTGGCCCGCTGGAACCCAGAGCCGCCATGGCTCTGGTTCAAGAGCCTCTGCACGCGCTGGGCTTTGAATTCGAATCGCGCGATGTCGTCCTTCGGATCCTGTCGTATACCAACTACCACCCGGCGCTCATTCAGCTCTTCTGCAAGGAACTGGTGCATCTAGTCCGCCAACGCACTGACGACCCACCGTTCACCGTCACGATGAAGGACGTAGAAACGCTCTATCTTCGCCCAGCCCTGCGAGCCCTCCTGGTTCAGCGGTTCGAGTGGACCCTCGACCTGGACGACAGATACAGGGCGCTAGTCTACGCGATGATTCTGGCTCAGAAGAACGACCAAGACGGCTATCGTCGAGAGTTCACCCCGGCGGAGCTCTGGCAGTTGGCCCACGAGCGCTGGCCGAATGGCTTTAGTAAGGAACCTGACGATGAGTTCAGGTCGTATCTCGAAGAGCTCCGGGGCCTGGGCGTTCTCATCCGCATGCCGTCTGGCCACTACCGCCTGCGCAATGGGAACGTTGTGCGGGGACTCGGGTCCATTGAGTGGATACGGGAGCAACTAGACTCCATTTCGCGCCGGTCTGCTCCGGGCGAGCCTGATTACCGCCAGCAGGTGTTTGGATTCGATCTTGGGCGCAGGAAGGCGTTCGGGCCGCTCACGATCGGTCAGGCCAGTGACCTCTTGGGCGGCCCGTGTGGGGTTGGCGTTGTTTTCGGAAGCGACGCCCTGAGCATCGGTAGGGTTCAGGACGTGCTGGCGGCTGCGACCACGATGGCTGACGCTACCGACACGCGCGAATGGGTGAGAACCTTGCCCGACGACTGCACAGATCTAGGGCAGCTGCGCGCTTTCCTGGAGTCCGAACGCCGGAAGCTGAAATCCGGGCGTTTGACCGTCGTAGCATATGGCTCGCACCCGGCGTTTCTGAGCGGTTCGCTCCAGCGATCCCTGAAAGACATGCAAGACTGGCTGGAGCATCGGATGGGTTCTGGCGCATCTCAGACGGTGGGCCGATTGGTGGTGCTCCTTCGGCCCCGCCAGATTCTACAGTGGATGCTTGAAGATGGTGCGGAGGAAGAGGGGGTGCCGAGGGTTCCAGGAACGTCGGTCACGCTTCGGCGCTGGACCCACCCGGTCGTCAAGGCGACTCTGGCTGATCTGGATCTCACAGCAACCGACCAGATCACCTCGCGCGTCATGGCCACAACTGGGGGATGGCCTTGGCTACTGGATCAACTGTTGGATCACGCCCAACGTGCAAAGACCCGAAAGTCGAGAACGCTGGTGAGTATCATTCAGGACGTCGACGAGACTCTCCAGCAGAACCTCGGGGGTACAGCGACCGCATTCATCGAGGCGCTTGGCCTTCAGGATGTACCGAATGGACAGGCCCTTCTGCAGCTCGTGGACGCTCTTGGGGACGTGGCCGATGAAGATCTCTGGGAAGCAGCGGAGTTGTCGGACGACGCTGCCCTGAAGCGTCTTGCGCGTCGCGAGCTATCCGCCTTGGCGCACTCGCTGCGCCGGATGGGTTTGCTCGAATGGCGCGATGGAAGCTTGTCAGTGGAGCCTATGGCCGCACGGTTCGTACTGGGGAAGAAGGTCCCTTCGTGA
- the neuB gene encoding N-acetylneuraminate synthase, translating to MGFQISARRIGPGEPVFIIAEAGVNHNGSLDLAHRLVDAAADAGADAVKFQTFRTERMVSSAAPKARYQVTQANREQSQAEMLKSLELNDGAFRELARHAQERGILFLSTPFDEESTDFLATIPVPAYKIGSGDLTNMPLLKHVASRGLPVILSTGMATLGEVEDALEWFRVAGNPPVALLHCTSAYPAPYDALNLRAMETLRQAFGLPTGYSDHSLGIEVPVAVTALGACILEKHLTLDRTLPGPDHAASLQPEDFQEMVNAVRRIESALGSSVKYPHPVEEDVRLAARKSVVLKVSLAAGERIETTHLAVQRPGNGIAPRHIGRVVGMRVARDLPAGTVLAWEDLRPS from the coding sequence ATGGGGTTCCAGATCAGTGCTCGTCGAATCGGTCCAGGTGAGCCAGTGTTCATCATTGCCGAGGCGGGCGTCAACCACAACGGGAGCCTCGACTTGGCTCACCGCCTCGTCGATGCGGCGGCGGACGCCGGAGCCGACGCCGTGAAGTTCCAGACTTTCAGAACCGAGAGGATGGTCTCCTCTGCGGCCCCGAAGGCACGCTACCAGGTGACGCAAGCCAATCGGGAGCAATCGCAGGCGGAGATGCTCAAGTCCCTCGAGCTGAATGATGGCGCCTTTCGCGAGCTTGCCCGCCACGCGCAGGAGCGCGGCATTCTCTTTCTCTCCACTCCTTTCGATGAAGAGAGTACCGACTTCCTTGCAACAATCCCGGTCCCGGCCTACAAGATCGGCTCCGGTGACCTGACCAACATGCCGCTACTCAAGCACGTCGCCTCCCGGGGGCTTCCCGTGATCCTCTCTACCGGGATGGCTACCCTGGGCGAGGTGGAAGACGCCCTCGAATGGTTTCGCGTGGCGGGCAACCCACCGGTTGCTCTTCTGCACTGCACCTCGGCCTACCCTGCTCCCTACGATGCACTGAACCTACGGGCCATGGAGACGTTGCGTCAAGCGTTCGGCCTGCCAACCGGCTACTCGGACCACAGCCTGGGAATCGAGGTTCCCGTCGCCGTTACCGCACTCGGCGCCTGCATCCTCGAGAAACACCTGACCCTTGATCGTACCCTGCCAGGGCCTGATCACGCTGCATCCCTCCAGCCCGAAGACTTTCAGGAGATGGTGAACGCCGTCCGCCGGATCGAGTCGGCCCTGGGATCGTCGGTGAAGTACCCCCACCCTGTCGAGGAAGATGTACGGCTTGCCGCCCGGAAGAGTGTCGTCCTGAAGGTTTCCCTGGCCGCCGGTGAGCGAATCGAGACCACGCACCTCGCGGTCCAGCGCCCGGGAAACGGGATCGCTCCCCGCCACATCGGAAGAGTGGTGGGCATGCGCGTTGCCCGAGACCTGCCGGCCGGCACCGTACTCGCATGGGAAGATCTGAGGCCGTCATGA
- a CDS encoding DegT/DnrJ/EryC1/StrS family aminotransferase — MKVPLSQPEVTEYDIGRVVEVLRSGRLSIGPVLEAFEEACAHVAGRRYAVGVNSGTSALHLAVRALGLGPGDEVITTPFSFVASSNCLLFEGATPVFVDIDPQSLNLDPEKVETAVTPRTRAILAVDVFGNPADHPRLLDIARRYGLRYIEDSCEALGSDIDGRPAGSFGDAGAFAFYPNKQITTGEGGMLLTDDPEVAALARSMRNQGRGESDEWLAHPRLGYNYRLDEISAALGRAQIERLEEIVARREQLARRYNEALGGLPGIRLPRANLRGRMSWFVYVVEVDEAVTGVDRDTLQERLLAAGVECKPYFPPIHLQPFYQERFGFPEGSFPVTERIARRTLALPFFTQMRPDQVERVAEEVRRALAA, encoded by the coding sequence ATGAAGGTACCGCTTTCCCAGCCGGAGGTCACCGAGTACGACATCGGCCGGGTCGTTGAGGTGCTCCGTTCAGGCAGGCTCAGCATTGGACCGGTACTCGAAGCGTTTGAAGAGGCCTGCGCCCATGTCGCAGGTCGGCGGTATGCGGTAGGTGTAAACAGCGGTACCAGCGCCCTTCACTTGGCGGTGCGGGCGCTCGGGCTCGGGCCCGGCGACGAGGTGATCACCACCCCTTTCAGCTTCGTCGCCTCGTCCAACTGCCTCTTGTTCGAGGGGGCTACGCCCGTCTTCGTGGATATCGACCCCCAGAGCCTCAACCTGGATCCGGAGAAGGTTGAAACGGCGGTGACCCCGCGTACACGAGCGATCCTGGCAGTGGATGTCTTTGGTAACCCGGCCGATCACCCACGCTTGTTGGACATTGCCCGCCGGTATGGACTGCGGTACATCGAGGATTCCTGCGAGGCCTTGGGCTCGGACATCGATGGAAGACCCGCGGGCAGTTTCGGTGACGCTGGTGCCTTCGCGTTCTACCCCAACAAGCAGATCACCACCGGCGAGGGTGGGATGCTGCTCACGGACGACCCAGAGGTTGCCGCCCTTGCCCGGTCCATGAGAAACCAGGGGCGGGGGGAATCGGACGAGTGGCTCGCCCATCCGCGCCTCGGATACAACTATCGCCTGGACGAGATTTCGGCGGCCTTGGGTCGGGCGCAGATCGAGCGGTTGGAGGAGATCGTCGCCCGCCGGGAGCAGCTGGCGCGCCGGTACAACGAAGCTCTAGGTGGGCTTCCAGGCATCCGCCTGCCGAGAGCTAATCTCCGGGGTAGGATGAGCTGGTTCGTCTACGTCGTCGAGGTGGATGAAGCAGTGACCGGCGTTGATCGGGACACCCTCCAAGAGCGCCTCCTGGCAGCGGGAGTGGAGTGCAAGCCGTACTTCCCCCCGATCCACCTGCAACCCTTCTACCAGGAACGCTTCGGCTTCCCGGAGGGGAGTTTCCCCGTAACCGAACGGATCGCGCGCAGGACGCTGGCGCTGCCGTTCTTCACCCAGATGCGCCCTGACCAGGTCGAGCGTGTGGCAGAGGAGGTGCGAAGGGCCCTGGCGGCGTAG
- a CDS encoding acylneuraminate cytidylyltransferase family protein, translated as MSKVRTLGLIPARAGSKGIPGKNLRLLGGVPLIVRTIEVALEAQLDQVVVSTDGPDIAEVSKRAGARVPFLRPAELATDDAATVDVVRHALMWLRQREATEPETVVLLQPTSPLRTAEHIREALELFSRGHGRTVVSVTPTDHPPHWTYTLSAEGTLLPVVPGNWAARRQDLPPTFRLNGAIYVFPAAKAEGDRLWDERSLAYVMPPEASVDIDTELDWQLAEILLQRDAVRT; from the coding sequence GTGAGCAAGGTCAGGACGCTTGGCTTGATACCGGCCCGGGCTGGCTCAAAAGGCATTCCGGGGAAGAACCTACGTCTCCTGGGCGGAGTACCCCTCATCGTTCGTACCATCGAGGTTGCGCTTGAAGCCCAGTTGGATCAAGTGGTGGTGTCGACCGACGGGCCCGATATCGCGGAGGTGTCCAAGCGAGCCGGCGCCCGCGTTCCATTCCTGCGTCCGGCCGAGCTTGCCACCGACGACGCCGCTACCGTTGATGTTGTCCGTCACGCCCTCATGTGGCTACGACAGCGCGAGGCGACCGAACCTGAGACGGTCGTTCTCCTCCAACCTACGTCGCCGCTCCGGACGGCAGAGCACATCCGTGAAGCGTTGGAGCTCTTCTCGCGTGGCCATGGACGCACAGTTGTGAGTGTCACCCCCACGGACCACCCTCCGCACTGGACGTACACGCTCAGCGCGGAAGGTACACTGCTACCCGTGGTGCCAGGGAACTGGGCCGCTCGCCGTCAGGATCTCCCGCCGACCTTCCGGCTCAACGGGGCCATCTACGTGTTTCCGGCCGCTAAGGCCGAAGGAGATCGGCTGTGGGACGAGCGTAGCCTAGCCTATGTCATGCCCCCCGAAGCATCCGTAGACATCGACACCGAGCTGGATTGGCAGCTGGCCGAGATCCTACTGCAGAGGGATGCCGTTAGGACCTGA